Within Carassius gibelio isolate Cgi1373 ecotype wild population from Czech Republic chromosome A21, carGib1.2-hapl.c, whole genome shotgun sequence, the genomic segment GATAACCATTAAAAAACTCATTATATCACCCATCTCCGACTCTCAAGCGCATTGAAGTTGAATTAAGTGTAGTGCTGTTGTAATTTAGTAAAATGATcacattatttgtgtttttaatatttttaaatgaacaaactaaaaacaacaattatttaTCAACAAAGGTATGATTGAAAGGTAAATTAGAGTTAAATAGAGTTCAAATTTAAATTCTTACAAAATTGTATATGActctattcataataataataagattataTAGTTATCTTATTTATATTGATTGTAAAAGTTTATCACCTGAAAATGTCCAGAATGTCCAGGCTgtgatgtgtataaatgtgtgCTCTGTGTGTTTTCTAGACTGACttcacaggaaaaaaatatatctgtgcaTGATTTCTGCTACATATCATAGAAAGCACCAGATGTGTAGAAGCAAATAAAGCTCAGTTTATGAATCAAAACATTGACACGGGTGTAGATATAGAcaattattagtagtaatagtagtatttattattattatttacctgaATGTAAATACaatgaatttgtatttttagtgTTAAAAGAAAAAGGCACTGAAACACTTCAAGTTTGATCTGTTAAAAAGGTGTAATTTATTAAGGATCTCTCAAAATACACAGTACTCAATGAAAACACTAACATGTTCTGGCACATTCCCATCCCATTAAACTAAAGTTATCAAACAGAACATTATTAAGCAGTCTGATTTAGTAAAATTGACAATTGCAGGTTTTATGGGGAACAGAGACATGAGGGTTTCCCAGCCCGGTGCAGATAAAGAACCGGCTGAACAAAACCAcccacaataaaacaaataataccaATAGACAAAGTTTCATCAAAACTGTGTGTCAGCATGTAAACGAATCCTGAAACAGTGAAGGGCATATATGTCATCATCATGTTTATGGTAGttattaaaataagataaaatgcttttctttttatgggattttcctcctctctctctctccctctctctcctggtcctgactgcttcagagctctgagaacagccaCAAGACAAAACAACTGAATGCAGAAGGGGAGAAGGAACTGAATCGAGTTTATGCATGCATAAATGTGGAAGTTAAGTAAGACTAAAGTAAATATGCTACACAAACAAGAGCAAAAACTAAATAACCAGACCACAGTGCAGCAGATCACTCTGTATCTGAGAGGTTTGTActtcagaaaggttacaggatgaaccactgccaggtaacgctcaacacacatcagacactgaaacagaggacGACCAGTGATGGCGAGTCCTactaaaaaatatgttaataatgtGACACTTGAAAACCAAGAACTATTATCAAGCACAGTGAACAAAGAGTTCAGACAGTTTCCAATCTCACAAACAGAGAGATTGAGGATGAAGAACTCTGATGCAActccacttcctgttcctgtgaTGATGAGCCATATCACATAGGGGTGTGCAGGAAGGCCAAACAGAAAATTGATGCAGTGTACACTCAACTTTACACTGCTCAATATCCCAATGTATTGAGCTATGGAGTTTGTAGAAACAGCAGATGTGGTGAAGTTCCCTGTAGAGTTATTCATTGTCTCCTCATCTTTCTTCACTGCCCAGAAGATAACCAAATATATGTGCAAAATTTGCAATATTGTGATCACTAGGAACAAAATGGgggtacatttatttaaaatgggcCATTTGGTTATGGTGACCAgctaagacacacacacacacacacacacacacacattatatatatatatatatatatatatatatatatatatatatatatatatataatttcctaTAAAGCTGCACGATACATGCAGAGCATTTCACATCAGAACTTATACCAAACATGCAAGAAGCTATGTaatatcatttagatttttttcacatttatacaacacttaatttacacaaaaaaataattactagGTACTAGTTTTTAATTTACTGACTTAAACAACTACTAACACTCTTATGGGATATTATGCAAGAATTTAATTCAGGCAAGACTAAAAAGGTGATTAGATTGAACATACCCTACCTCTCTTTGGAAAAGTTAACAAATTATCTTCGATGACAATGCTGtcatattttatgttgttttgtaattatatatCATCTTATTTTAAGACATTATCACTGATAAGCAtgtatttttaatcttcagtaaAACTACAATCTCACTACGCTTCACACTAGCATGCAAAATTTCAGTGGACACTGACTGTAATAGTGTAAAGGTGAAATTATTTGTGTTATAAAATGCAGCGGATTTTAAAAGCACTAAAATTCTATTTAGCTGCTCACACACTTTAAAGAATAGCAGATAATATTCATCCATTCAGCTATTTTCAAAACACTCCTGAATTATTTACAACCTTTACATTCATATAGAAAATCGAATGAGAAGTCACCTGAAGAGTGAATATCCAGTCTCTTTGTATGTGCACAAATCTCTGTGCTGTTTTGTAGACTGACTTCACAGTCTCGGGAATATATGTGTATGACTTCAAATGACGTCAGAACTTACACCAAATGCGCAAGAAGTAATATACAGtaatgtaattttgtaaaaatgacACCGCAGTCACATTTTTGAAcactttatttacataaaaatacttCTACTAATTTTACCTAACTTTTAAGTTACCAACTTAAAAACTTACTAACCACCTTACGTGATATTGTGCAAGGATGCAGGCAAGACTTATAAAAAGGTGATTTGATTGAACAGACCCTCCCTGTCtttggaaaagaaaataaattatcctCGATGACAATGTTGTTATgttgttttcatctgacagccaaTGATTAACCTTATCTTGGGGTGACACTGAAATTGTTCAACAAAGCCACATTTATCAGCTGACCATTAACTAATACTAACAAAAGaataattataatcattatttgaCATGTAGCCTATAAACGTCGATCTTCTTTCAACAGCTTTCATAAATCTGAATCTGGCCTGCACAGGTGCAACACTTATCACCTgttatgcaaatgtatttatcatttgTCAAATGAAAGACATAAACTTTTCAATATATGTGTGATGGGATTGCaggtcaaattaaataatttctgtcAGATGATCCTCAATTtggtaagcacacacacacacacacacacacacacacacacacacacacacacacacacacacacacacacacacacacacacacacacatttatatatatatatatatatatatatatatatatatatatatatatatatatatataatcttatttaATAAACCCCACCAATACCAAAATACCCCACCAATAATTTTTATAGCTTCTTGAAATTGCCTTTTAAGGTATGAGCCAAAATGCTCTGTTTCTgtgtatgtcccctttaaatgaaaatgagctggtggTGCCACTTCCCTTCCACTGTTGCCAATCTGTGGTATTCCTGCGGAATTCGGCTACTTTAACACTTTTGCCGAGGATTGCATTTCATGTCCACGGGAGGTTTTTTTGTGAAAATCTGGCAACCCTGCTCCCTTTTCAAAAGAGTGCAGAGCTTCAAGAACTCATGCTGACGGGCAAAACGGTGTTACGGTGATcatgttactgacctcacacattgcttccaaatgcaaattttaactaccacattcctattcacgGAAGAATATTggtagcacgtgaaggcagcattagtgaaaacaggcatTCACAATTGTaactttagcaacattagccctGCAGAGAGCCAGTaatctcttttggaaaacaaaatatgatgcgtgatgcttactttgtctcGAGTCTGGACATTTGCGCACAAAGCATTGGTATCGATCcttctttcagaagcaatctttgcactaCTCCAGCACTGAATGGCCCTCGTTTGTGAGGCAATCGAGTCCAGTATTAAATGTTAGTACAAACTATAggacttttctgttttttccgGAACAGttccttcaaaaataaaaaagttaaccaCCATGTCCTCAGtggtctatggagactcctatgtttgttggtgcatcccaacacatgacatttttaatggctctttggtgcTGACATTTaacctccagcagctacagcaagagaacagtaatggcagaccgcagcttctcactcagggctgtgtatatgctaatagggcagaaAGCGTTACAAATGGCCGGAACTTTCATCaatttttcaaaacattcaaataaaaaagccTTTACATT encodes:
- the LOC127942265 gene encoding uracil nucleotide/cysteinyl leukotriene receptor-like, which translates into the protein MNNSTGNFTTSAVSTNSIAQYIGILSSVKLSVHCINFLFGLPAHPYVIWLIITGTGSGVASEFFILNLSVCEIGNCLNSLFTVLDNSSWFSSVTLLTYFLVGLAITGRPLFQCLMCVERYLAVVHPVTFLKYKPLRYRVICCTVVWLFSFCSCLCSIFTLVLLNFHIYACINSIQFLLPFCIQLFCLVAVLRALKQSGPGERGREREEENPIKRKAFYLILITTINMMMTYMPFTVSGFVYMLTHSFDETLSIGIICFIVGGFVQPVLYLHRAGKPSCLCSP